The following coding sequences are from one Microbacterium sp. SORGH_AS_0969 window:
- a CDS encoding MFS transporter, which produces MTMTAPVPVAPVARMRYGGLVVLMLMSFLLVTAEFLPNGVLTEMAAGLGITPGQAGQTVTVTALAGLLMAPTVGLIFPRLDRRTLLVIAAAAAAVSSIAVAVAPHFVTILVARFLLGAAISAFWSMSITVAAALSAPDRIGRAVMFTSAGLSLATVAGVPLGVLLSEALDWRLAFLIVGLASAVVGVAVRLVLPPVPAAAASSIRLLVDTLRRPGAAFGLVGHVFIVLGHFLAYTYVRLALERLPEVDAATVVLLLTLFGAGGLIGNIVIGIVVDRAFGILSVVGPLAIAASIVVVLSLPGFAAVAAAVFAWGFLFASWLIIVNTWVGHRMPDRLEAGGSLVVTGFQLAIVAAAGIGGLLVDGMGIVVTDAVGAALLVVGAVLFGVSLRVPRSR; this is translated from the coding sequence ATGACCATGACCGCCCCCGTTCCCGTCGCTCCCGTCGCCCGCATGAGATACGGCGGGCTCGTCGTCCTGATGCTGATGAGCTTCCTGCTCGTCACCGCCGAGTTCCTCCCCAACGGTGTGCTCACCGAGATGGCCGCGGGTCTCGGCATCACCCCCGGCCAGGCCGGGCAGACCGTGACGGTCACCGCGCTCGCCGGGCTGCTGATGGCTCCCACGGTCGGCCTGATCTTCCCGCGTCTGGACCGACGCACGCTGCTCGTGATCGCGGCCGCCGCGGCCGCGGTGTCGAGCATCGCCGTGGCGGTCGCCCCCCACTTCGTCACGATCCTCGTCGCGCGCTTCCTCCTCGGCGCGGCGATCTCGGCCTTCTGGTCGATGTCGATCACGGTCGCAGCGGCCCTGTCGGCGCCTGACCGCATTGGTCGCGCCGTCATGTTCACCTCGGCCGGTCTGTCGCTGGCCACCGTCGCGGGCGTCCCCCTCGGCGTCCTGCTGAGCGAGGCGCTCGACTGGCGTCTGGCGTTCCTCATCGTCGGTCTCGCCTCCGCCGTCGTGGGGGTGGCCGTGCGTCTCGTCCTGCCCCCGGTGCCGGCGGCCGCGGCATCCAGCATCCGACTCCTCGTCGACACGCTCCGCCGGCCCGGAGCCGCGTTCGGACTCGTCGGCCACGTCTTCATCGTGCTCGGGCACTTCCTCGCCTACACCTACGTGCGGCTCGCGCTGGAGCGCCTCCCCGAGGTGGATGCCGCAACGGTGGTCCTTCTCCTGACGCTGTTCGGAGCCGGCGGGCTCATCGGCAACATCGTCATCGGGATCGTGGTCGACCGGGCGTTCGGCATCCTGTCCGTCGTCGGTCCGCTCGCGATCGCGGCGTCGATCGTCGTGGTGCTCTCGCTCCCCGGGTTCGCGGCGGTCGCCGCGGCGGTGTTCGCGTGGGGCTTCCTCTTCGCGTCGTGGCTGATCATCGTCAACACCTGGGTCGGACACCGGATGCCGGACCGACTCGAGGCGGGCGGCAGCCTCGTGGTCACGGGCTTCCAGCTCGCGATCGTCGCGGCGGCCGGTATCGGTGGGCTGCTGGTCGACGGAATGGGCATCGTCGTCACGGATGCCGTGGGCGCGGCGCTCCTCGTCGTCGGTGCCGTGCTGTTCGGGGTGTCGCTGCGGGTTCCGCGCTCGCGCTGA
- a CDS encoding DUF429 domain-containing protein: MRTIGVDLAAGVPGTALAELVWTDGGARLTRLEAGVDDATIVASVSGEAVWLGVDCPLGWPDAFVDFVRAHHSGSARELVDGGADWRRPLVYRHTDHVVRERIGRWPLSVSTDRLGVTALRCAGLLGRLAEAGFPVDRAAEGRLFEVYPGGSLRLWGFDTTGYRVDAERRAVLLETLSARAPWLDLGGFAPLAVANADAFDAVVAALATRAGALGAFEPPASEVLDIARREGWVVLPEGPVEALASP, from the coding sequence GTGAGAACGATCGGCGTCGACCTGGCCGCGGGCGTGCCCGGCACCGCCCTCGCCGAGCTCGTCTGGACCGACGGCGGCGCCCGGCTCACACGGCTGGAGGCCGGGGTCGATGACGCCACGATCGTGGCATCCGTCTCCGGCGAAGCGGTCTGGCTCGGGGTCGACTGCCCGCTCGGCTGGCCCGACGCGTTCGTCGACTTCGTGCGCGCACACCACTCCGGCTCCGCCCGCGAGCTCGTTGACGGCGGAGCCGACTGGCGTCGCCCGCTCGTCTACCGCCACACCGACCACGTGGTGCGCGAGCGCATCGGACGCTGGCCGCTCAGCGTCTCGACCGATCGCCTCGGTGTCACCGCGCTGCGGTGCGCGGGGCTTCTCGGGCGGCTCGCGGAGGCGGGCTTCCCCGTCGACCGAGCAGCCGAGGGGCGCCTGTTCGAGGTGTACCCCGGCGGCTCGCTGCGTCTGTGGGGCTTCGACACGACCGGGTACCGGGTGGATGCCGAGCGCCGGGCCGTTCTCCTCGAGACACTGTCCGCGCGCGCTCCGTGGCTCGATCTGGGCGGCTTCGCCCCGCTCGCGGTCGCGAACGCCGATGCCTTCGACGCGGTGGTGGCCGCTCTGGCGACGCGCGCCGGTGCGCTCGGGGCGTTCGAGCCCCCGGCATCCGAGGTTCTCGACATCGCCCGGCGGGAGGGATGGGTCGTGCTGCCGGAGGGGCCGGTGGAGGCGCTCGCGTCACCGTGA
- a CDS encoding helix-turn-helix domain-containing protein, with product MVSRGVTSHAAALDRALASLEIRAEHARRSTLEAGERLTVPPGEATLLFVRAGEITGDIGENLGCSIDAGSGEAATLRGRRTLLAGDALVSLGCEHLALASQSGAEVTVISVRVARTLLSGALPGVVFVNDFTRAEPAAAALAAHLGQSPRPGDTTICHIMVRTVVLAAIRAWAFADANAAWPPRSEDPFLDRAAAAIVADPGRSWTTDELAGLAAMSRSVFAERFREAFGRSPGGYVTDARVRRAKELLEAGESVSEVSRTLGYASDEGFRRAFRRVTGVAPSRWRASAGPVPIAHG from the coding sequence GTGGTTTCCCGCGGTGTGACTTCGCACGCCGCCGCCCTCGATCGCGCGCTCGCGTCGCTCGAGATCCGCGCCGAACACGCGCGCCGCTCGACACTCGAGGCGGGCGAACGCCTGACGGTTCCGCCCGGCGAGGCGACGCTGCTCTTCGTGCGCGCGGGAGAGATCACCGGCGACATCGGCGAGAATCTCGGCTGCTCGATCGACGCCGGATCGGGTGAGGCAGCGACCCTGCGCGGCCGCCGCACGCTCCTCGCGGGCGACGCTCTCGTCTCGCTGGGGTGCGAGCACCTCGCGCTCGCGTCGCAGTCCGGGGCCGAGGTCACCGTCATCTCCGTGAGAGTGGCACGCACCCTCCTCTCCGGCGCGCTCCCCGGCGTCGTCTTCGTCAACGACTTCACGCGCGCCGAGCCCGCAGCGGCGGCCCTCGCCGCCCACCTCGGCCAGTCACCCCGCCCCGGCGACACGACCATCTGCCACATCATGGTGCGCACGGTGGTCCTCGCGGCGATCCGCGCGTGGGCCTTCGCCGATGCGAACGCCGCGTGGCCGCCGCGCTCGGAGGACCCGTTCCTGGATCGCGCCGCCGCCGCGATCGTCGCGGACCCCGGTCGCTCCTGGACCACCGATGAACTGGCCGGTCTCGCCGCGATGTCGCGCTCGGTGTTCGCCGAGCGGTTCCGCGAGGCCTTCGGCCGCTCCCCCGGCGGCTACGTCACCGACGCCCGCGTCCGCCGAGCGAAGGAGCTCTTAGAGGCCGGAGAGTCTGTGTCGGAGGTGTCGCGGACCCTGGGCTACGCCTCCGATGAGGGCTTCCGCCGCGCGTTCCGCCGCGTCACGGGCGTGGCGCCCTCGCGATGGCGCGCTTCCGCGGGGCCGGTCCCGATCGCGCACGGCTGA